One Stigmatopora nigra isolate UIUO_SnigA chromosome 1, RoL_Snig_1.1, whole genome shotgun sequence DNA segment encodes these proteins:
- the ncoa6 gene encoding nuclear receptor coactivator 6 isoform X3 translates to MAHQGLPLQLSQRAEDLENCSDSDWDSGVGDDAESCHGSPETQEDNHKDATEDTSGAGAHFTVFVAFQGSMEDEDFTHKLDNVLCGIPDMLNMETKTLQPQNVEPWNSVRVTFNIPRDAAERLRLLAQNNQQQLRDLGILSVQIEGEGAINVAVGPNRGQEVRVNGPIGAPGQMRMDVGYPGQPGPGVRMANPSMVPSGSAMAGQALMPGNSGQMHPRVARPSSQTDVMDPMMAGLSVQQQQQLQHQQAGPHGPIPPQAAHHLQALQAGRPINPVALQQLQHHHQQQHAQQQAHLSQLGPRPPFNPPGQMAMPAGWTPSGVLQTPAVQGGHAWRKPPPQGQMVQRPPSLATVQTPSHPPPPYPFGSQQAGQVFNAMGQGQLQQQQTGMGQFAAPQPKGPQVGPSGVVGQPRPPPPIPQTTGPQGNLTAKSPGSSSSPFQQGSPGTPPVMAQRPTTPQGFPQGVGSPGRAALTQQGNIQQGFMGMPQHGQSGTQVHPGMPKRTMGFPTPNFPQGQVGTTTPGVPGGVSSQQLQTGQTMTHTGVQQSSSTPNSIHAQPNVLGVQSGMPSQSPSTATGPSMPHQQQQQQQQQPSLQTPMMGLQHQAQPVSSSPSQMVQGQGGGQTVLSRPLSQGQRGGMTPPKQMMPQQGQGVIHGQGQMVGGQGHQAMLLQQQQQQQQQQQQQQQNSMMEQMVVNQLQGNKQPFGGKIPPGIMPGQMMRGPSPNVPGNMAQFQGQVGPQQMTPQQQQQMAHLQQQQQLQQQLQQQQQLQQQQQQQQHHQQMNQQQPQQVPLAGNPNQNMGMHGQQLRLPAGHPLIQQQLQQQQLQQQQKQQQQVMLQQQQQQQQQQQQQQQQQQTVQPHPHQLGDSNSGTGDLGVQQMVPEMQTQVPMGGPCAQAGGFPVSKDVTLTSPLLVNLLQSDISASQFGPGGKQAGGGNQVKPKKKKPPRKKKPKDGEGPQQVEGPGGLDGTGTMEDSELQNFGGEQGLGLDNPGPKLADFTNRPAVFSGQPGDQRILQQVPMQFMQQQQQQQVQQQVQQQQQQQQQQQQQQQQIQHMQQQQQIQQQQQLQQQLQQQQMQQQHMQQQMQQLQMQSLQNPQVQQGMTGPQTPGQGQSQVPHQIQQQQGQQQHLQHQQQQQMLMMLKMQQEQKNRMAVTPGGQVPPRVVGNQPEAQRLPVSQQGNMPVMISLQGHASLAHPPDKTRGMPLIINPQLASAARRMSLPDSGQGPQGSGSDETASGIHPKQDRPSGAEMSMQPGNGTQQMMANQSSTTHLMKQGPGPSSVAQHTGASPQQQLPTQPQQGGPMPGIHFPNVPTTSQSSRPKTPNRASPRPYHHPLTPTNRPPSTEPSEINLSPERLNASIAGLFPPKINIPLPPRQANLNRGFDQQGLNPTTLKAIGQAPPNLTLPGNNNNGNGGSNASNSQQPFTTGPGGGGNKLDKQSGGQNKRVSPSNSRRSSPASSRKSTTPSPGRQKGTKLTITNPSQPQQIVSAQGQTMMLSPTAVASNPVPLGPQTGGSAETQQPQIPFPASQGNAEGNREGQVMMAAEQHQTAQPQTHAQALRELPTPRNTSPRLPAPPQPKPDLDLQTTTVDRQPTQKAAPHNSGGPVAVRAPPTSLNQLLDVRNKPLRPVHGNIVKDVMGKESPKSTIDQERQHHLNAQSTDVPAPVATPTTHTEAEAKPKPTVSTSISSQSTHLNMTFNTTPNNSQTPLTSPTISSSPSVTHALCSAFTTAVVQSASPSQVTSTQGSHPLVVSSSTNNTTCSMSQANVTLKPGMAPKPITSVHSVIQIPASSSSISPNQITVFVTPNPVTTGPTSQVPASMVSTMVNVPNKNIRTQDTRHQTPVTRPPQFITTTPVFINPIFQVPNTTVSPNTTVVSQSVTVMGPIQVSTKNIQLSTSPSPTQSSGVNISTSQLARSTVGLPQTVTSVSCSKPVGVNSAPQQINQGPVKIETKVDAKNSSPPVIQPSPSTPSTTSSFHPSIAPPTCSSPSSMNTLVTAPMSPAPTVPTAQLKSKLIQVTVACSTATDTQIPAQTSSASVPTGVVTPSASSGVPSEVVVAQSTEANPNPTTPAASSLVTAPSQIATSNQAPLLPTASLSSFTQAATSHNPISGEVITTTAVSSTALLSTVNPVQNPVASVVPIVATPSPIQESISTNVSVANTSRVTLSQTGPVSFEPAVTKAVDPAENIGTMSEFVQQDASQEPAAGEKMTDEVLISPDQGWAKKRKTPINLVPRVAVEKPKGPSRRSSRADKEVEEEPAAESSVRKRSARPGTTTAAVKETGASPTQAKRRKSK, encoded by the exons ATGGCTCATCAAGGCCTTCCACTTCAGCTGTCTCAGCGGGCAGAGGACCTGGAGAATTGCAGTGACTCCGACTGGGACTCTGGTGTTGGTGATGACGCCGAGAGTTGCCATGGAAGCCCCGAGACTCAAGAGGACAACCATAAAGATGCCACAGAAGACACCAGTGGTGCAGGAGCGCACTTTACTGTATTTGTCGCCTTTCAAGGgagtatggaagatgaagacTTTACTCATAAACTCGACAATGTTCTCTGCGGTATACCCGACATGCTTAATATGG AAACAAAGACGCTTCAGCCGCAAAACGTAGAGCCGTGGAACAGTGTGCGCGTGACCTTCAACATTCCGCGGGATGCTGCTGAACGACTCAGGCTACTGGCTCAGAACAATCAACAGCAACTACGAGACCTTGGAATTCTTTCAGTGCAAATTGAAG GGGAGGGGGCCATCAATGTTGCAGTGGGACCAAATCGAGGACAAGAAGTCAGGGTTAATGGACCAATTGGAGCTCCTGGCCAGATGAGAATGGATGTGGGTTATCCAGGGCAGCCTGGTCCAG GAGTAAGGATGGCAAATCCATCAATGGTGCCCTCAGGCTCAGCCATGGCAGGCCAAGCGCTGATGCCAGGCAATAGTGGACAGATGCACCCACGTGTTGCAAGACCATCTTCACAGACAG ATGTCATGGATCCAATGATGGCAGGCCTGTCAGTTCAGCAGCAACAGCAACTTCAACATCAACAGGCTGGTCCCCATGGGCCAATTCCTCCCCAGGCTGCCCATCATCTGCAGGCTTTGCAAGCCGGTAGACCAATCAACCCTGTGGCTTTACAGCAGCTTCAGCATCATCACCAACAGCAACATGCCCAACAGCAAGCCCATCTCTCCCAGCTTGGACCCAGACCCCCATTCAATCCACCAGGCCAGATGGCAATGCCTGCTGGCTGGACCCCCTCTGGAGTCCTCCAGACACCAGCTGTGCAAGGAGGCCATGCCTGGAGAAAACCTCCACCTCAAGGCCAAATGGTTCAACGCCCTCCTTCCCTTGCTACTGTTCAGACACCCAGTCATCCACCACCACCTTATCCATTTGGTAGCCAGCAGGCAGGTCAGGTGTTCAATGCAATGGGACAAGGACAGTTGCAGCAGCAACAAACAGGGATGGGTCAGTTTGCCGCACCTCAGCCAAAAGGGCCACAGGTTGGCCCGAGTGGTGTCGTGGGGCAACCTAGACCTCCTCCACCGATCCCACAGACAACTGGCCCCCAGGGAAACCTTACTGCCAAGTCCCCAGGTTCCTCATCATCTCCTTTTCAGCAGGGTTCACCTGGAACTCCCCCCGTGATGGCTCAAAGGCCTACAACTCCACAGGGTTTTCCGCAGGGTGTTGGTTCACCGGGAAGAGCAGCACTCACCCAACAAGGTAACATTCAACAAGGATTCATGGGAATGCCCCAACACGGACAATCTGGGACACAAGTTCATCCAG GGATGCCAAAGCGGACAATGGGTTTTCCAACCCCAAACTTTCCTCAAGGTCAGGTGGGCACTACAACACCAGGAGTCCCTGGTGGAGTATCTAGTCAGCAACTACAGACTGGCCAGACAATGACCCACACAG GAGTGCAGCAGTCATCTTCCACACCAAATTCAATCCATGCTCAACCCAATGTTCTGGGTGTACAAAGTGGCATGCCAAGCCAGTCCCCTAGCACAGCTACTGGGCCTAGCATGCCCCAtcaacagcagcaacagcagcagcagcagccgaGCCTTCAGACCCCTATGATGGGCCTCCAGCATCAGGCCCAACCCGTGTCCTCCTCCCCCAGCCAGATGGTTCAAGGCCAGGGTGGAGGTCAGACTGTCCTCTCGAGGCCCCTCAGTCAAGGGCAGAGAGGGGGGATGACCCCACCCAAGCAAATGATGCCTCAGCAAGGCCAGGGGGTGATCCATGGGCAGGGTCAGATGGTTGGAGGTCAAGGGCATCAGGCAATGCtcctgcagcagcagcagcagcagcaacaacaacagcagcagcaacagcagaatTCAATGATGGAACAGATGGTTGTCAACCAACTCCAAGGCAACAAACAGCCATTTGGAGGAAAAATTCCTCCTGGGATCATGCCTGGCCAGATGATGCGTGGGCCCTCACCAAACGTTCCAGGTAACATGGCGCAGTTCCAGGGCCAGGTTGGTCCGCAGCAAATGACACCacaacagcagcaacaaatGGCTCatcttcaacaacaacaacagctacaACAGCAACttcaacagcaacaacagcttcagcagcagcagcaacaacagcagcaccACCAGCAGATGAATCAGCAGCAGCCTCAACAGGTTCCACTTGCTGGCAATCCCAATCAAAACATGGGCATGCATGGGCAGCAGTTGAGACTCCCTGCTGGTCATCCACTCATTCAACAACAGTTGCAACAGCAGCAATTACAGCAGCAGCAGAAACAGCAGCAGCAAGTTATGttgcaacaacagcagcagcagcaacaacagcaacaacagcaacaacaacagcaacagacAGTTCAACCACACCCACATCAATTGGGAGACTCCAATAGTGGGACGGGAGATTTGGGGGTCCAACAGATGGTTCCTGAGATGCAG ACTCAGGTTCCAATGGGGGGACCATGTGCACAGGCAGGTGGGTTTCCTGTCAGTAAAGATGTAACATTGACAAGCCCCTTGCTGGTAAATCTGCTGCAGAGTGATATCTCAGCCAGCCAGTTTGGACCAGGAGGCAAGCAAGCAGGTGGGGGCAATCAAGTCAAACCGAAAAAGAAGAAACCCCCGCGAAAGAAGAAACCAAAAGATGGAGAAGGGCCCCAGCAAGTTGAGGGACCTGG TGGTCTGGATGGGACTGGTACTATGGAGGATTCAGAACTGCAGAACTTTGGTGGCGAACAGGGTTTAGGCCTCGATAACCCGGGGCCAAAGCTTGCCGACTTTACCAATAGACCTGCAG TATTCTCAGGTCAACCTGGTGATCAAAGGATACTCCAGCAAGTACCAATGCAGTTCatgcagcaacagcagcaacaacaggTGCAGCAGCAGgtgcaacaacagcagcagcagcagcagcagcaacaacaacaacaacaacaaattcagcacatgcaacagcagcagcaaattcagcaacaacaacaacttcagCAGCAATTACAACAACAGCAAATGCAACAACAGCACATGCAACAGCAGATGCAACAGTTGCAGATGCAAAGTCTCCAGAATCCTCAAGTACAACAGGGCATGACAGGTCCACAGACGCCAGGTCAAGGCCAATCGCAAGTCCCCCATCAAATCCAGCAACAGCAGGGTCAGCAGCAACATCTACAACATCAG caacagcagcagatgTTGATGATGCTTAAGATGCAGCAAGAGCAGAAAAATCGCATGGCCGTCACTCCAGGAGGTCAAGTTCCTCCTCGTGTCGTTGGCAATCAACCTGAGGCCCAGAGGCTGCCAGTCTCTCAGCAAGGGAACATGCCAGTGATGATCAGTCTTCAAGGGCATGCAAGTTTGGCACATCCACCTGACAAAACTAGAGGGATGCCACTGATCATAAATCCTCAG CTTGCAAGTGCTGCAAGGCGAATGTCACTTCCTGATTCAGGGCAAGGTCCCCAAGGGTCTGGATCTGATGAGACCGCTTCTGGGATTCACCCAAAGCAGGACAGGCCAAGTGGTGCAGAAATGAGCATGCAGCCTGGAAATGGCACCCAACAGATGATGGCCAATCAGAGTTCCACGACACATTTGATGAAACAAGGCCCTGGTCCATCTTCAGTGGCCCAGCACACTGGCGCTAGCCCCCAACAACAGTTGCCAACTCAACCTCAACAAGGAGGACCTATGCCtggcattcattttccaaatgttccCACCACTTCACAGAGCTCCAGACCAAAAACACCCAACAGAGCCAGCCCAAGGCCATACCATCACCCGCTTACCCCGACTAATCGTCCGCCCAGCACTGAACCCTCTGAAATCAACCTTTCACCAGAAAGGCTCAACGCTTCTATTGCGGGGCTATTTCCACCTAAAATCAACATTCCTCTGCCCCCCAGGCAGGCGAACTTGAACAGGGGATTTGACCAACAGGGCCTTAACCCTACAACTTTAAAAGCCATTGGGCAGGCGCCTCCAAACTTAACTTTACCTGGGAACAACAACAATGGAAATGGTGGAAGTAACGCCAGCAACAGTCAACAACCTTTCACGACTGGCCCAGGAGGTGGAGGCAATAAACTGGACAAGCAGTCTGGAGGACAAAATAAAAGGGTAAGCCCAAGCAATAGTCGTCGGTCAAGCCCAGCTTCAAGTCGCAAATCAACCACACCAAGTCCTGGAAGACAAAAAGGAACAAAACTAACCATCACCAACCCTTCCCAACCTCAACAGATTGTCAGTGCTCAAGGTCAAACTATGATGCTAAGCCCCACAGCAGTAGCATCAAATCCAGTACCTCTAGGTCCACAAACAGGTGGCAGTGCGGAGACACAACAGCCCCAAATTCCTTTCCCTGCTTCACAAGGTAATGCTGAGGGCAACAGAGAAGGCCAGGTAATGATGGCAGCAGAGCAACATCAAACAGCTCAGCCACAAACACATGCTCAGGCTTTGCGGGAATTACCTACTCCACGTAATACAAGTCCTCGTCTCCCCGCTCCTCCTCAGCCCAAACCTGACTTAGATTTGCAAACCACGACAGTCGATAGGCAGCCAACACAGAAAGCGGCACCACACAACTCTGGGGGACCAGTTGCTGTCAGGGCTCCTCCCACTTCCCTTAACCAACTCCTGGATGTTCGGAACAAACCTCTTCGACCTGTGCATGGTAATATTGTTAAAGATGTCATGGGAAAAGAAAGCCCCAAGTCGACTATAGATCAAGAGAGACAACATCACTTAAATGCTCAGAGTACAGACGTTCCAGCCCCTGTTGCTACCCCTACCACTCACACTGAAGCAGAAGCTAAACCCAAGCCTACTGTTTCAACGTCTATCAGCAGTCAGAGCACTCATCTAAACATGACCTTTAATACCACTCCCAACAATAGCCAAACCCCTTTAACCTCACCTACTATCAGTTCCAGTCCAAGTGTCACTCATGCCCTTTGTTCTGCTTTCACGACTGCCGTTGTTCAGAGTGCAAGCCCTAGCCAAGTTACTTCTACTCAGGGTAGTCATCCTTTAGTTGTTAGTAGCAGTACTAATAATACCACCTGTAGTATGAGCCAAGCCAATGTGACACTCAAACCTGGCATGGCCCCAAAACCAATTACTAGTGTTCACTCAGTCATACAGATTCCTGCTTCGTCAAGTTCAATTTCTCCCAACCAGATCACCGTGTTTGTCACACCTAACCCAGTGACGACTGGACCCACATCTCAAGTTCCCGCCTCTATGGTATCCACAATGGTGAATGTCCCAAACAAGAATATTAGGACACAGGATACCCGGCATCAGACACCAGTCACTCGGCCACCTCAGTTTATCACCACGACTCCTGTTTTTATCAATCCGATTTTTCAGGTCCCAAATACAACGGTGTCGCCCAATACCACAGTAGTATCTCAGTCAGTCACTGTGATGGGACCTATCCAAGTCTCAACTAAAAACATACAGCTTTCAACTTCCCCGAGTCCTACCCAGTCCTCAGGAGTGAACATAAGCACATCTCAACTTGCTCGAAGCACTGTTGGACTTCCTCAGACTGTAACTAGTGTATCATGTTCCAAACCAGTTGGTGTTAATTCAGCTCCTCAGCAAATCAACCAAGGCCCTGTTAAAATAGAAACTAAAGTTGACGCTAAGAATTCAAGTCCCCCGGTGATCCAGCCATCTCCTTCAACTCCTTCAACAACCTCTTCCTTTCACCCTTCCATTGCACCTCCAACTTGCTCAAGTCCTAGCAGTATGAACACACTTGTAACGGCCCCCATGTCCCCTGCTCCCACTGTTCCCACTGCTCAGTTAAAAAGTAAGCTAATACAGGTCACTGTAGCTTGCTCTACAGCGACTGATACCCAGATACCCGCTCAAACATCCAGTGCATCCGTTCCAACAGGTGTCGTCACTCCCTCTGCTTCCTCTGGTGTTCCAAGTGAGGTAGTGGTGGCCCAGTCAACTGAAGCCAACCCAAACCCTACTACACCAGCAGCGTCCTCTCTTGTCACAGCTCCCAGTCAGATTGCTACTTCTAACCAGGCTCCATTGCTACCTACAGCTTCATTGTCAAGCTTCACCCAGGCTGCAACGTCTCATAATCCCATTTCCGGTGAAGTTATTACTACCACTGCAGTCTCCTCCACAGCCTTGCTCTCTACAGTCAATCCAGTTCAGAATCCAGTCGCATCTGTGGTTCCAATCGTTGCCACGCCTTCACCGATCCAGGAGTCCATATCCACAAATGTATCTGTTGCTAACACCAGCAGAGTGACGCTTTCTCAGACTGGACCTGTGTCTTTTGAGCCTGCCGTAACAAAAGCAGTGGATCCCGCTGAAAATATTGGGACCATGTCAG AATTTGTTCAGCAAGATGCTTCACAAGAGCCGGCCGCTGGTGAGAAGATGA CTGACGAGGTCTTGATAAGTCCTGATCAGGG ATgggcaaagaaaagaaagacgcCCATCAACTTAGTTCCCAG GGTCGCTGTGGAGAAACCCAAGGGACCAAGTAGACGCAGCTCCCGAGCAGACAAAGAGGTGGAGGAAGAGCCAGCAGCAGAAAGCAGTGTTAGGAAAAGATCGGCGAGACCTGGCACAACTACCGCTGCTGTGAAAG aaactgGAGCCAGCCCCACCCAGGCCAAGCGAAGGAAGTCAAAATAG